In Oenanthe melanoleuca isolate GR-GAL-2019-014 chromosome 17, OMel1.0, whole genome shotgun sequence, one genomic interval encodes:
- the EDF1 gene encoding endothelial differentiation-related factor 1: protein MAESDWDTVTVLRKKGPSAAQAKSKQAILAAQRRGEDVETSKKWAAGQNKQHFITKNTAKLDRETEELHHDRVSLEVGKVIQQGRQSKGLTQKDLATKINEKPQVIADYESGRAIPNNQVMGKIERAIGLKLRGKDIGKPLETGPKGK from the exons ATGGCGGAGAGCGACTGGGACACGGTTACGGTGCTGCGCAAGAAGGGCCCGAGCGCGGCCCAGGCCAAGTCCAAGCAG GCGATCTTGGCGGCCCAGCGGCGCGGGGAGGACGTGGAGACCTCCAAGAAGT GGGCAGCAGGCCAGAACAAACAACACTTCATTACAAAGAACACGGCCAAGCTTGACCGTGAAACAGAGGAGCTGCACCATGACAGAGTTTCCCTGGAGGTGGGCAAAGTGATCCAGCAGGGCCGGCAGAGCAAGGGCCTCACGCAGAAGGACCTGGCCACG AAAATCAATGAAAAGCCACAAGTCATCGCTGACTACGAATCAGGACGAGCGATCCCAAATAACCAGGTCATGGGCAAGATTGAAAGAGCCATCG GCCTCAAACTTCGTGGAAAGGACATTGGAAAACCACTGGAAACTGGCCCCAAAGGGAAATGA